The Penicillium digitatum chromosome 6, complete sequence genome has a window encoding:
- a CDS encoding Chitin synthase A gives MAYNRVGADPFGDEHTSPILNPSHTTGYSNRTPSPGQPLEHGYQLSDNPYAYGPQSHLPMPSSDRLAEQPTYSVQNVDNSYGHREAYDAQHPYPDNEYSVDPEAHHDAYYTQPYQPTHTPQDDYDLGQYPEGGQAPYEVDQPMLQPDETPFESGPYTEFHDDPAPTPSPAPVRRWKTVKEVQLFNGNLVLDCPIAPRLLSQVPHAEPPGRDEFTHMRYSAATCDPADFFEERFTLRQKLFAKPRNTELFIVVTMYNEDDFLFARTMSGVFKNIDFMCSRTSSKTWGKDSWKKIVVCIISDGRAKINPRTRAVLAGLGVYQDGIAKQQVNGKDVTAHIYEYTTQVGLEVKGTQVHLKPRSGPPVQLIFCLKEKNQKKINSHRWFFQAFGRVLDPNICVLLDAGTKPGKDSIYHLWKAFDVEPMCGGACGEIKVMLSHGKKLLNPLVAGQNFEYKLSNILDKPLESAFGFITVLPGAFSAYRFVALQNDKNGQGPLERYFLGEKMHGANAGIFTANMYLAEDRILCFEIVSKRKCRWLLQYVKSSTGETDVPDQMAEFILQRRRWLNGSFFAAVYAIAHFYQIFRSGHSFIRKFMLMIEFVYQAIAMIFAWFGIGNFFLVFHILTTYLGSDNLLGTAGKVLGIVFEWLYLATLVTCFVLALGNRPGGSNKFYMTMVYFWIVIMIYLAFAAIFVTVKSIQSEVASKTFTVSQLFTNKTFFSIIVSLGSTYVMWLLASFIFLDPWHMFTSFIQYILLTPTYINVLNIYAFCNTHDITWGTKGDDKAEKLPSAHLKPGGKVDVNIPQDDGDLNDQYEAECAKFATKPPKEVNVVSEEDRQADYYKGFRSAVVLAWVFCNFALGAVVLSAAGLETFEDSSGTSSDEAQTKRSMIYMEVILWSVAALSMFKFIGAMWYLVVRMFRGV, from the exons ATGGCCTATAATCGTGTGGGCGCTG ACCCGTTCGGAGACGAGCATACCTCGCCCATCTTGAATCCATCTCACACTACTGGATATAGCAATCGCACTCCTTCCCCGGGGCAACCACTGGAACATGGCTACCAGCTTTCGGACAACCCATATGCATATGGGCCTCAGTCGCATCTTCCCATGCCATCTAGTGATCGCTTGGCCGAACAACCTACT TACTCGGTCCAGAATGTCGATAACTCTTATGGCCATCGTGAGGCATACGACGCACAGCATCCCTATCCTGATAACGAGTATTCGGTTGACCCCGAAGCCCATCATGACGCCTACTACACCCAACCCTACCAGCCTACACACACCCCACAAGATGATTATGACCTAGGCCAGTACCCGGAGGGAGGACAGGCCCCCTATGAAGTTGACCAGCCCATGTTGCAACCGGACGAAACCCCATTTGAGTCGGGCCCCTATACCGAGTTTCACGATGACCCGGCACCAACGCCCAGCCCTGCGCCTGTCCGTCGTTGGAAGACGGTGAAAGAAGTCCAACTCTTCAACGGAAACCTCGTCCTTGACTGCCCTATTGCGCCAAGACTGCTTAGCCAAGTACCCCACGCAGAGCCACCAGGTCGTGATGAATTCACGCACATGCGATATTCAGCAGCAACATGCGATCCTGCTGATTTCTTCGAAGAGCGGTTTACCCTCCGTCAGAAACTTTTCGCGAAGCCTCGCAACACCGAGCTCTTTATCGTCGTGACTATGTACAATGAAGATGACTTTCTCTTCGCGCGAACCATGTCTGGTGTTTTCAAGAACATTGATTTCATGTGTTCACGGACAAGCAGCAAAACCTGGGGTAAAGATTCGTGGAAGAAGATTGTAGTCTGCATCATTAGCGACGGCCGTGCGAAAATCAACCCCCGAACCCGCGCTGTGCTGGCAGGTCTGGGTGTGTACCAAGACGGAATTGCGAAGCAGCAAGTCAACGGCAAGGACGTCACTGCCCATATTTACGAGTATACCACTCAAGTTGGGTTGGAGGTAAAGGGCACCCAAGTGCATCTCAAACCTCGATCCGGGCCTCCAGTGCAGCTGATCTTCTGCTTGAAAGAGAAAAATCAGAAGAAAATCAACTCTCATAGATGGTTCTTCCAAGCTTTCGGTCGTGTATTGGATCCTAACATCTGTGTCCTCTTGGATGCAGGCACCAAACCTGGTAAGGACTCGATCTACCATCTCTGGAAGGCCTTTGATGTCGAGCCCATGTGCGGTGGTGCATGTGGCGAGATCAAGGTCATGTTGTCACACGGAAAGAAATTGCTCAACCCGCTGGTGGCTGGTCAAAATTTTGAGTACAAGCTCAGCAACATTCTTGATAAACCACTTGAGTCTGCATTCGGTTTCATCACAGTGCTGCCTGGTGCGTTCTCCGCCTACCGGTTTGTCGCACTTCAAAACGACAAGAATGGTCAAGGTCCACTAGAGCGGTACTTCCTAGGCGAGAAGATGCACGGTGCTAATGCCGGTATCTTCACAGCCAACATGTACTTGGCTGAAGATCGAATCCTATGTTTCGAAATTGTCTCTAAGCGGAAGTGCCGATGGCTCCTTCAGTACGTCAAGTCGTCGACTGGTGAAACCGATGTGCCTGATCAGATGGCCGAATTCATTCTTCAGCGCCGTCGTTGGCTGAATGGTAGTTTCTTCGCTGCAGTTTATGCCATTGCCCATTTCTATCAGATCTTCCGCAGTGGCCACAGCTTCATTCGAAAGTTTATGTTGATGATTGAGTTCGTCTACCAGGCAATTGCGATGATTTTCGCGTGGTTTGGCATT GGTAATTTCTTCCTAGTTTTCCACATCTTGACAACATACTTGGGCTCAGATAACCTATTGGGCACGGCTGGTAAGGTTTTAGGCATTGTCTTTGAGTGGCTTTACCTGGCAACTCTCGTTACATGTTTTGTCTTAGCTCTCGGTAATCGACCTGGCGGATCCAACAAGTTCTATATGACCATGGTCTACTTCTGGATCGTGATCATGATATATCTTGCTTTCGCTGCCATTTTCGTCACGGTCAAATCGATTCAATCAGAGGTGGCCTCAAAAACCTTTACGGTCAGCCAGCTATTCACCAATAAGACGTTCTTCTCTATCATCGTCTCCCTTGGATCGACCTATGTCATGTGGTTACTCGCCTCGTTCATCTTCCTGGACCCGTGGCACATGTTTACCAGT TTCATTCAATACATACTGCTCACGCCAACCTACATCAACGTCCTCAACATCTACGCCTTCTGCAACACCCACGATATCACATGGGGTACTAAGGGAGATGACAAGGCCGAAAAACTGCCCTCCGCACACCTTAAGCCCGGCGGTAAGGTCGACGTCAACATTCCACAGGACGACGGCGATCTGAACGATCAGTATGAGGCTGAATGTGCTAAGTTCGCCACGAAGCCCCCCAAGGAGGTCAACGTTGTTTCCGAAGAAGATAGACAAGCCGACTACTACAAGGGATTCCGCAGTGCCGTCGTGCTTGCCTGGGTGTTCTGCAACTTTGCTCTCGGTGCCGTTGTTCTGAGCGCTGCCGGTTTGGAAACTTTTGAGGACTCATCTGGCACAAGCTCCGACGAGGCCCAGACCAAACGCTCCATGATCTACATGGAAGTTATTCTCTGGAGTGTTGCTGCTCTTTCAATGTTCAAATTCATAGGCGCAATGTGGTATCTGGTTGTTCGTATG TTCCGCGGCGTTTGA
- a CDS encoding Plus-3 yields the protein MADDLDAELLALAGDSEEETSPPPKSPAHSASSHVQDRDTSPAVMGRKGTAKSVGRRSRKSTKDESEGEVSDDGSRHSLQSAPMSESESEADNSDTNDEDRPIFPYDKLYYSAQDKKDIMAMPEIQREETLSERAQQVDRHNQDLALRRLLASRSREEARAAKKAKRKAGSAGLDDNQRKSSRQKTTLGGRKVGETSGAIEAYKRQREQKGKRDELRRRDPTKSRRRSRSMGSNISDEDADAESDLELEDRVGHSVSVPKDDPPAELREIRRAQVGRNNFAKVCFYPGFENAMIGCYARLSIGPHPDSGQNEYRLGLITGISQGKPYALEGENGRSFVTDQYVKLAHGKAVRDFPFVTFSNSPLTEAEYRRYVQTLTVEDCKLATKGKVESKVADINRLLNHTFTREELNEKLRRQGAFDQKKNVLNRLELERNLEYAKVNGNMEEAEKIEAELQKIVNPTLSWGTSLVKKEIDRGPSEAERVHQINIRNQKLNIENVRRAQLEERKAAKKAAEAVARGEAAPNPFMRVRTVAKTHHDLSGPPKSAAADAASAENPKNTSSTAKSNGSPAQKGTAASRITPNKPKNGFMISYRNTDDENIAALDMDIDIEI from the exons ATGGCGGACGATTTGGATGCTGAGCTGCTCGCTTTGGCGGGTGACTCTGAGGAGGAAACTTCACCACCCCCCAAATCACCAGCACACTCCGCTTCTTCACATGTCCAAGATCGAGATACCTCACCTGCAGTCATGGGTCGCAAAGGAACTGCCAAATCGGTAGGACGCCGATCCCGCAAGTCCACGAAAGATGAATCAGAGGGTGAAGT GTCTGACGATGGATCTCGTCACTCGCTTCAGTCTGCCCCCATGTCTGAGTCCGAGTCTGAGGCCGACAACTCCGACACGAACGACGAGGATCGCCCCATTTTCCCATATGACAAGTTGTACTACTCGGCCCAGGACAAAAAGGATATCATGGCTATGCCTGAAATACAGCGCGAGGAAACCTTGTCCGAACGTGCCCAGCAAGTCGATCGCCATAACCAGGATCTGGCTCTACGCCGCCTTCTAGCATCTCGCTCGCGCGAGGAAGCACGAGCGGCTAAGAAAGCCAAACGAAAGGCAGGTTCTGCCGGCTTGGATGATAATCAGCGCAAGAGCTCGCGCCAGAAGACCACTCTTGGTGGCCGCAAAGTGGGAGAAACGTCCGGAGCCATCGAGGCATACAAGCGCCAGCGTGAGCAGAAGGGCAAGAGGGATGAACTTCGTCGCAGAGACCCTACCAAATCGCGCCGCCGTTCGCGCTCCATGGGATCAAATATCTCCGATGAAGATGCTGATGCAGAGAGTGATCTTGAATTGGAAGACCGTGTTGGCCATTCTGTTTCCGTTCCCAAGGATGACCCGCCCGCCGAACTTCGTGAAATCCGACGAGCTCAAGTTGGACGTAACAACTTTGCCAAAGTTTGCTTCTACCCTGGATTTGAGAACGCCATGATCGGCTGCTACGCTCGGCTGAGCATTGGCCCGCACCCCGATAGTGGCCAGAATGAATACCGCCTGGGCCTGATTACTG GAATCTCTCAGGGGAAGCCATACGCTTTGGAGGGCGAAAATGGTCGCTCATTTGTCACGGATCAGTATGTCAAGCTGGCACACGGAAAGGCTGTCAGAGACTTCCCATTCGTCACTTTCTCCAATTCTCCCCTTACTGAG GCCGAGTACCGCCGTTACGTTCAGACCCTCACTGTTGAGGATTGTAAGCTCGCTACAAAGGGCAAGGTTGAGTCAAAGGTCGCCGACATCAACCGTCTCCTCAACCATACGTTCACTCGAGAGGAATTGAACGAGAAACTCCGTCGCCAAGGTGCTTTCGACCAAAAGAAGAATGTGCTTAATCGTCTAGAACTTGAAAGAAATTTGGAATATGCCAAGGTCAATGGAAATATGGAGGAAGCTGAGAAGATCGAGGCAGAATTGCAGAAAATAGTCAATCCGACCTTGTCCTGGGGAACAAGCCTTGTGAAGAAAGAGATCGACAGGGGTCCATCGGAAGCCGAACGAGTCCACCAGATCAACATCCGCAATCAGAAGCTTAATATTGAAAACGTCCGCCGTGCTCAGCTCGAGGAGAGGAAGGCAGCTAAGAAGGCAGCCGAGGCTGTTGCACGCGGAGAGGCTGCCCCAAATCCCTTTATGCGCGTGCGAACAGTGGCTAAAACTCACCACGATCTCAGCGGACCGCCGAAATCCGCTGCTGCCGACGCTGCTTCTGCCGAGAATCCAAAGAATACATCAAGTACCGCAAAATCCAACGGCAGTCCCGCACAAAAGGGAACTGCGGCCTCTCGCATCACTCCAAATAAGCCCAAGAACGGCTTCATGATTAGTTACCGCAACACCGATGATGAGAACATTGCAGCCCTGGATATGGACATCGACATCGAGATTTAA
- a CDS encoding Ubiquinone biosynthesis protein Coq7, putative: MKGGRYGGYRKKRVDCRRKLAFAVNYMTFNAKLMIGARQRQGGLSDQYVTSELCALSHSSQSAPTTLPLLLHFLVSSTSKHGQCRQASTNAGTVGGSKPLYVLSKEQREFMNSALRVNQAGELAATLIYKAQTPQIVRSHPHLRPLMKHMYDQEAGHLKTFNHLITKHRIRPTAMYPAWEIAATFLGWSTAALGREAAMACTEAVETEIGSHYNDQVREILSWEADAERWGEELDEELKEMLATLRRIRDEELEHLDHAVANDSKEAKPYDPLVDIIRLGCRTAIKISEKI, from the exons ATGAAGGGAGGACGTTATGGAGGATATCGTAAAAAGCGCGTAGACTGTCGTCGCAAGTTGGCCTTTGCCGTCAACTACATGACGTTCAATGCCAAGCTGATGATAGGCGCGCGGCAGCGCCAAGGCGGTCTAAGCGACCAATACGTGACCTCTGAGCT GTGCGCCTTGTCGCATTCTAGTCAATCTGCACCTACAACACTTCCTCTACTTCTCCATTTCCTCGTTTCTTCAACATCTAAGCATGGCCAATGTCGACAGGCTTCAACAAATGCCGGCACCGTCGGTGGCTCTAAGCCTCTATATGTTCTTAGCAAAGAGCAACGAGAGTTCATGAACAGTGCTTTGCGAGTGAATCAAGCTGGTGAACTTGCCGCGACACTGATCTACAAAGCGCAAACGCCTCAGATCGTCCGCTCACACCCGCACCTCCGACCCTTGATGAAACACATGTACGACCAGGAAGCAGGGCACCTCAAGACCTTCAATCATCTCATTACCAAACATCGTATCCGCCCGACCGCTATGTATCCGGCATGGGAGATAGCTGCCACATTTTTGGGTTGGTCCACTGCGGCATTGGGTCGCGAAGCTGCAATGGCGTGTACGGAAGCTGTAGAGACTGAAATTGGATCACACTACAACGACCAAGTAAGAGAGATCCTGTCTTGGGAGGCAGATGCCGAGAGGTGGGGAGAGGAGTTGGATGAGGAACTCAAGGAAATGCTGGCCACACTGCGGCGAATTCGTGACGAGGAACTAGAGCATCTCGATCATGCCGTGGCCAACGACTCGAAGGAGGCGAAGCCTTACGATCCGCTCGTTGATATCATTCGCTTGGGATGCAGAACCGCCATCAAGATCAGTGAGAAGATTTAA
- a CDS encoding Fatty oxidation complex, alpha subunit FadB, which translates to MIIPDFYSQRHPLRSIPSIVLEKCEDYRFSPFHVKRDFIGYVLSYPKEIDNLFEDTLKMFKSPLEYVDVVDLDVVVGIDNHYTETRNGVKDD; encoded by the exons ATGATAATACCTGACTTCTACAGCCAGAGACATCCATTAAGATCTATTCCCAGTATTG TCCTAGAGAAATGTGAAGATTATCGATTCTCGCCTTTCCACGTCAAAAGAGACTTTATCGGCTAC GTGTTGTCATACCCCAAAGAAATTGACAACCTCTTCGAAGACACTTTGAAGATGTTCAAGAGCCCACTTGAATATGTGGATGTTGTCGACTTGGATGTTGTGGTGGGCATTGATAATCACTACACCGAAACTCGGAATG GCGTCAAGGATGACTGA
- a CDS encoding Protein-tyrosine phosphatase, low molecular weight, mammalian, translating into MASNSNARPAKVLFVCLGNICRSPMAEGVFRHIAGAHPSIGEIDSAGTAAYHCLEPPDSRTMSTLRRHEITDYEHAARKVTREDFLTFDYLLAMDKSNLRDLQELEERAVADVRLFGDFGKGGKVQDHIGSGEVVKDPYYGGANGFEEVYQQVVRFSQNFVEFLEQNPH; encoded by the exons ATGGCTTCCAACTCAAACGCGCGCCCCGCCAAGGTGCTATTTGTCTGCCTGGGAAACATCT GTCGTTCTCCGATGGCCGAAGGAGTGTTCCGTCACATCGCTGGCGCTCATCCCTCCATCGGTGAGATCGATTCCGCCGGTACAGCTGCCTACCACTGCCTCGAGCCCCCCGACTCCCGCACCATGTCTACCTTGCGCCGCCATGAAATTACCGACTACGAGCATGCCGCTCGCAAAGTGACAAGGGAAGATTTCCTCACCTTTGACTACCTGCTTGCTATGGACAAGTCGAATCTCCGCGACCTGCAAGAG CTCGAAGAGCGCGCG GTTGCCGATGTGCGGTTGTTTGGTGATTTCGGCAAGGGTGGAAAAGTCCAGGATCACATTGGCAGCGGTGAGGTAGTGAAGGACCCTTACTATGGGGGTGCTAATGGATTCGAGGAGGTCTACCAGCAGGTTGTGAGATTCTCCCAAAACTTCGTGGAATTCTTGGAACAAAACCCCCATTGA
- a CDS encoding DNA replication checkpoint mediator, MRC1, which translates to MSSPSTPRSTRSVSPAGDSPNIITPGQKIKALMAEFDSDSEDDPQIAKSTDAVSKLDLGRDLVPDSDTCENGPLHDSEDDSGSADEVFKPKGRMAARLQGNSRPARSENEKSAFVRVSKAIRLEREKDETPRQTEPPSTSISESRDGNDDLPNAGPRRRHKSTTKSPIAENRTSQTPPRSRPDSPLFVSSPGEPHNDPDSGNENMKNAAENKPKGNARFLSLVAQKRKEREEREKAEAERKKAIRRVRLEQFSSEVLSGEESDADDPRSASKLSQKTRQPRKASKKALDEMRQETQRMSRNMQLAHQAKTKKKITKESLFAKFNFMQPATPVEQLAANTSSAVGSLNSSDGELLIKAKDTPHTFPVLGHLDATKWTADSEHAQVQAADVDMDADIGILPAPKDLMVPNQQSALSKAPEFQDVLMSVPEPKPEGAKLKRVSRPLTQPPIRVLLSRQAVAAHRKDSDDSDSDLEVVTSPGKCRRIAAFENLPTRQLHEDPSMTKLKALAHLTSPTRKTAYMNSAELSATLLWRARQQAAKERRERIEELRAKGVVIETAEERAAMEDDMENLVDKARKEADEIRRLEKAARKKSNSDDDKEDNDYELSGSDQEGVSEGDDEDDEEEENERVNYGGHLLEQEADKDDDSTDDDSAVSPSDAEKEMPTVRRKRRTRVISDDEDEDQPQLPSTPVRAPTFVPQSAERPNFLGMGTPGDMSLSLTQVFASTLDGSGAGTQAECATIPFSLPDPVRHVPQLRKEESEILVPDSQPQPQDKDFMEGYAQSVTRVSESPASYAFSEHSQSQLPDPTQDEGFVFSPFDPAKRFRGTPPMSTVDTVLVGQPQSPIADRKRKILRRGRATDLSQVDENDNEGDFEIDANAFNVMKKDKVVKKKTPAPQYDKKNSKAKDIVDEAAEESEDEYAGLGGHSDESDGEENAIDRQMINDNSGEVVDEKQLAALNAVHDRNRDEKDVAKLMRDITTGALRRRKNAGDDFDLDDSDDEHLARRREKQREFAKMRRALLADEKIGEIAQNPKKAAFFKAVEDREVDDDFNIDFLEEEEDGSQGGTMQDPASGEQSNNSLSDGQIRKRPLEPSAEDRTNRPSARLRRTPASAMSKKPATIAEIRETLSFLTETPEYDSFQDDASLDVAGHEQDDGDTPGTEKGDDGQAQSDNTFVKPSHPRRTRGVVVDRLALLRQASSNSATGTNSGSANSKLAFHSGSGGEGPIGFRPPQLLRRVTTGSSSSSSSSASNRVSKAAASGPKKGGAVNSYTAAREREREKELRIKQRSGGSNIAKLLGKHTGSGLGGLDKGQWE; encoded by the exons ATGTCCTCACCATCCACGCCACGGTCGACGCGTTCCGTGTCGCCCGCGGGCGATTCACCGAACATTATTACGCCCGGGCAGAAGATTAAGGCTTTGATGGCGGAATTCGATAGCGACTCGGAAGATGATCCCCAAATAGCCAAGTCAACAGATGCTGTCTCGAAGCTTGATCTAGGGCGTGATTTGGTTCCAGACTCGGACACATGCGAGAATGGCCCATTGCACGACTCAGAAGACGACTCAGGCAGCGCAGATGAGGTGTTCAAACCGAAAGGCCGTATGGCTGCTCGTTTACAAGGTAATTCTAGACCAGCTAGATCCGAGAACGAAAAATCGGCATTTGTTCGCGTGTCAAAGGCCATCCGAttagaaagagaaaaggacGAGACGCCCCGGCAGACAGAACCACCTTCCACGTCCATCAGCGAATCTCGCGATGGTAATGACGATCTACCTAACGCTGGCCCTAGGAGAAGACATAAATCCACAACCAAGTCTCCCATAGCCGAGAACAGAACAAGCCAAACCCCTCCCCGTTCCAGACCCGACTCTCCTCTCTTTGTTTCCTCTCCGGGCGAACCACATAATGATCCAGACTCCGGAAATGAGAACATGAAAAATGCTGCGGAGAATAAGCCCAAAGGAAACGCTCGTTTCCTGTCCCTTGTCGCTCAAAAACGCAAGGAACGCGAGGAGCGGGAGAAAGCTGAGGCCGAAAGGAAGAAGGCCATCCGAAGAGTTCGGTTGGAGCAGTTTAGCTCGGAGGTACTCTCGGGTGAGGAGAGCGACGCTGATGATCCACGCTCTGCGAGCAAGCTTTCTCAGAAGACTCGTCAGCCCCGGAAAGCCAGCAAGAAGGCATTGGATGAGATGAGGCAGGAGACTCAGCGAATGAGTCGTAACATGCAACTAGCTCACCAGGCCAagacaaagaagaaaatcacCAAGGAAAGCCTCTTCGCCAAATTCAACTTCATGCAACCCGCCACCCCGGTCGAGCAGCTCGCGGCAAATACATCGTCAGCAGTCGGATCACTAAACTCCTCCGATGGAGAACTGCTCATCAAAGCCAAAGATACACCCCATACTTTTCCGGTTCTCGGCCATTTGGATGCTACTAAGTGGACCGCTGATTCTGAGCATGCCCAAGTTCAAGCAGCTGATGTGGATATGGATGCGGACATTGGAATTTTGCCTGCCCCAAAAGACCTCATGGTGCCTAATCAGCAATCTGCGTTATCCAAGGCCCCTGAATTCCAAGATGTCTTGATGTCTGTACCTGAGCCAAAACCCGAGGGTGCCAAATTGAAGAGAGTTTCGCGCCCACTAACACAACCACCTATCCGCGTGCTGCTTTCCAGACAAGCGGTGGCTGCGCATCGGAAAGATTCCGACGATTCCGATAGCGATCTTGAGGTGGTGACATCCCCTGGCAAGTGCCGTCGCATTGCAGCGTTTGAGAACCTGCCTACTAGGCAGTTGCATGAAGACCCCTCCATGACCAAGCTCAAGGCACTCGCACACCTAACATCTCCTACCCGAAAAACAGCTTATATGAACTCCGCAGAGCTTTCCGCAACTCTACTATGGCGGGCCCGACAGCAAGCGGCCAAGGAGCGCCGAGAGCGCATTGAAGAGCTCAGGGCCAAGGGAGTGGTCATTGAAACGGCCGAGGAGCGTGCAGCGATGGAGGATGACATGGAAAATCTTGTTGATAAAGCACGGAAAGAGGCAGATGAAATCCGCCGACTGGAGAAAGCTGCTAGGAAGAAGAGCAACAGTGACGATGATAAAGAGGATAATGACTACGAGCTTTCTGGCTCTGATCAGGAGGGTGTTAGTGAAGgagacgatgaagatgatgaagaggaagaaaatgaGCGTGTCAATTATGGCGGTCATCTTCTCGAGCAGGAGGCCGACAAAGACGACGATTCGACTGACGACGATAGTGCGGTGTCTCCTTCAGATGCAGAGAAGGAGATGCCTACTGTGAGACGGAAGCGACGAACTCGCGTGATTAGcgacgacgaagacgaagaccaACCACAACTACCCTCAACGCCTGTGAGAGCCCCGACTTTTGTCCCGCAGTCCGCCGAACGACCCAACTTTCTTGGTATGGGAACACCAGGCGATATGTCTCTAAGTCTTACCCAGGTATTCGCCTCCACATTGGATGGCAGTGGCGCCGGTACACAAGCGGAATGTGCCACCATACCCTTCTCTCTCCCAGACCCTGTTCGGCATGTCCCTCAACTTCGAAAGGAGGAATCGGAGATTCTTGTTCCTGACAGCCAGCCCCAGCCCCAGGACAAAGACTTTATGGAGGGCTACGCACAAAGTGTGACCCGAGTATCAGAGTCGCCTGCATCATATGCCTTCTCGGAGCATTCCCAATCCCAGCTGCCCGACCCAACCCAGGATGAGGGCTTTGTATTCTCACCATTTGACCCCGCAAAAAGGTTCAGGGGCACCCCGCCTATGTCGACCGTCGACACAGTTCTCGTGGGTCAACCCCAGTCGCCCATTGCTGATCGCAAGCGCAAAATTTTGCGGCGAGGACGTGCAACTGATCTCTCTCAAGTCGACGAGAACGATAATGAAGGTGACTTCGAAATCGATGCCAATGCCTTCAATGTCATGAAGAAGGATAAGGTtgtgaagaagaaaaccCCTGCCCCCCAGTACGACAAGAAAAACAGCAAGGCAAAAGACATTGTCGATGAGGCTGCCGAAGAATCCGAAGATGAATATGCAGGCCTTGGAGGTCACAGTGACGAGAGCGATGGCGAAGAAAATGCTATTGATCGCCAAATGATTAATGACAACAGTGGCGAGGTGGTTGATGAGAAGCAACTTGCCGCACTCAATGC GGTCCATGATCGCAACCGCGACGAGAAAGATGTCGCCAAGTTGATGAGAGATATCACAACTGGAGCTCTCCGACGTCGCAAGAATGCGGGTGATGACTTTGACCTCGACGACTCAGACGATGAGCACCTAGCACGTCGCCGTGAGAAGCAACGCGAGTTCGCTAAGATGCGCCGTGCTCTCCTTGCAGACGAGAAAATCGGGGAGATTGCCCAGAACCCCAAAAAGGCCGCATTCTTCAAGGCCGTTGAGGATCGCGAAGTTGATGATGACTTCAATATCGACTTcctggaggaagaagaggatggcTCCCAAGGGGGGACAATGCAGGACCCCGCTTCGGGAGAACAGTCGAACAATTCGCTGAGCGATGGTCAAATCCGCAAGCGCCCTCTCGAACCGTCGGCGGAAGATAGAACCAACCGTCCGTCAGCTCGCCTCCGTCGCACCCCCGCCAGCGCAATGTCAAAGAAACCAGCTACCATAGCAGAGATTCGTGAAACGTTGTCCTTCCTTACTGAAACCCCTGAGTACGACTCCTTCCAGGACGATGCTTCTCTCGATGTTGCAGGACACGAACAAGACGACGGAGACACTCCCGGCACTGAAAAAGGCGACGATGGTCAAGCGCAATCTGACAATACCTTCGTCAAACCCAGCCACCCACGCCGCACGCGCGGAGTCGTGGTCGACCGCCTTGCCCTCCTCCGACAAGCATCCTCCAACTCCGCCACAGGCACCAACTCTGGCTCTGCAAACTCAAAGCTTGCATTCCACAGCGGTAGCGGCGGAGAGGGTCCTATTGGATTCCGCCCTCCTCAACTTCTGCGTCGTGTTACAACTGGCTCTTCATCGTCCAGCAGCTCGAGTGCCTCCAACCGCGTCTCCAAGGCCGCAGCTTCGGGTCCCAAGAAGGGCGGTGCTGTCAACTCATATACAGCTGCACGTGAACGTGAGCGTGAGAAGGAGCTTCGCATCAAGCAGCGCAGCGGAGGATCCAACATTGCGAAGCTGCTGGGTAAGCACACTGGTAGTGGTTTAGGTGGCCTGGATAAGGGCCAATGGGAATAA